A genome region from Flavobacterium sp. CFS9 includes the following:
- a CDS encoding efflux RND transporter periplasmic adaptor subunit, whose product MKYKLLIGIVLVSLSVLSCKKEVENPSTNTSFALSESMLKTTTTAEAKTQPVKNVLSFYGKITADNNKMIDVYPLVGGNVIKVNVELGDYVRKGQVLATIKSTDIADFEKQSIDAKNDLLVAKNHLKVAQELFDGKLNSESDVLQAKSEVNKAQSQLSKVQETYKIYNIKAGSIYEVTAPISGFIIQKSINQDMLLRNDRSENIFDIAEISEVWALANINEIDINKVKLGIDADVTTLSYPDKVFKGKVDKIFNVIDPETKAMQARIKLENPGYMLKPDMNANIKLSYSESDSMIAVPSKAIVFDKSKNFVMIFKDRNNIETRQVDVYRVVGDVTYISKGLKDNEKVITNNQLFIYRALNE is encoded by the coding sequence ATGAAATATAAACTACTAATAGGAATTGTTCTCGTAAGTTTATCAGTCCTAAGCTGCAAAAAAGAAGTTGAAAACCCAAGCACTAATACTTCTTTTGCTTTAAGCGAATCGATGCTAAAAACAACTACCACAGCAGAAGCGAAAACACAACCGGTAAAAAATGTACTGAGTTTTTACGGAAAAATCACAGCCGATAATAACAAAATGATTGATGTTTATCCTCTCGTTGGCGGAAACGTGATCAAAGTAAATGTCGAACTGGGAGATTATGTGCGTAAAGGTCAGGTTCTGGCCACCATAAAAAGTACAGACATTGCCGATTTTGAAAAACAATCTATCGATGCTAAAAATGATTTATTGGTTGCCAAAAATCATCTGAAAGTCGCTCAGGAATTATTTGACGGAAAATTAAACTCTGAAAGCGATGTACTTCAGGCAAAATCAGAAGTAAACAAAGCGCAATCGCAATTGAGTAAAGTTCAGGAAACCTATAAAATTTACAATATCAAAGCAGGTTCCATCTACGAAGTAACTGCTCCAATTAGTGGTTTCATCATTCAAAAAAGCATCAATCAGGATATGTTATTGCGAAATGACCGCTCTGAAAACATCTTTGATATCGCCGAAATCAGTGAAGTTTGGGCGTTAGCCAACATCAACGAAATTGATATTAACAAAGTAAAACTGGGTATCGATGCTGATGTAACTACACTAAGTTATCCTGATAAAGTTTTCAAAGGAAAAGTAGATAAAATCTTCAATGTAATTGATCCGGAAACCAAAGCCATGCAGGCACGTATAAAATTGGAAAATCCCGGATACATGCTAAAACCTGACATGAACGCTAATATTAAACTATCGTATAGCGAAAGTGACTCTATGATAGCCGTACCTAGTAAAGCGATTGTTTTCGATAAGAGTAAAAACTTTGTCATGATTTTCAAAGACCGCAACAACATTGAAACCAGACAAGTAGATGTGTACAGAGTCGTTGGCGATGTTACTTATATTTCTAAAGGCTTAAAAGACAATGAAAAAGTAATTACCAATAATCAGTTATTTATCTATCGCGCTCTAAACGAATAA
- a CDS encoding carbohydrate porin: protein MEKSVKILSFATLFISTLSFSQETDSIRKYSLGFQMTSIYQYHPAFRANYSGVNSMSPKEEGALSLTSTLYLDVPLWKGATLTFNPEMSGGEGLSQARGLGGFPNGETFRIGDTKPVVYVARMLLEQKFQFKNNQSLQLVFGKFGLADYFDNNSYSHDPRTQFLNWALMTHGSWDYAANTRGYTDGLYANYQFDSWQIRASVTALPTYANGPNVEFGFKNSNAINIEIEKQITFKNNDTANFKLLGFRNVAGMGNYDEANSNFITIPDIKSTRQNGRTKYGIGLNMDYTHGDTWGLFARMSYNDGRNETWAFTEIDRSAQLGMHLNGKMWNRNKDFAGIAIVANGLSNSHKQYQKLGGDGFMIGDSTLNYGIEQIAEVFYSFLIPNTHITLSPDYQFAINPAYNKDRGPVQFFALRFHTEF from the coding sequence ATGGAGAAATCTGTAAAAATATTGAGTTTTGCCACACTGTTTATTTCAACACTATCCTTTTCGCAGGAAACAGATTCGATACGAAAATATAGTCTGGGGTTTCAAATGACATCGATATACCAATACCATCCAGCCTTTCGTGCTAATTATTCCGGTGTAAATAGTATGTCTCCAAAAGAAGAAGGCGCTTTGTCCTTAACATCAACCTTATACCTTGATGTTCCACTTTGGAAAGGAGCTACTTTGACTTTTAACCCTGAAATGTCAGGAGGTGAAGGTTTATCTCAGGCAAGAGGATTGGGTGGCTTTCCAAATGGGGAAACTTTTAGAATTGGAGATACTAAACCAGTAGTTTATGTGGCAAGAATGCTTTTAGAACAAAAGTTTCAATTCAAAAATAACCAGTCATTACAATTGGTTTTCGGAAAATTTGGGTTAGCCGATTATTTTGACAATAACTCCTATTCACATGATCCCAGAACACAGTTCTTAAATTGGGCATTGATGACACATGGATCTTGGGATTATGCTGCAAACACTCGCGGGTATACAGATGGTTTATATGCCAATTATCAGTTTGATTCCTGGCAAATAAGAGCTTCAGTGACTGCTTTGCCTACTTATGCGAACGGGCCAAATGTCGAATTCGGTTTTAAAAATTCAAACGCAATAAATATCGAAATTGAAAAACAAATCACTTTTAAAAATAATGATACGGCCAATTTCAAACTATTAGGCTTTCGAAATGTTGCAGGAATGGGAAATTACGACGAAGCCAACTCCAATTTTATAACAATACCTGATATAAAAAGTACCAGACAAAACGGACGCACTAAATATGGCATTGGTTTAAACATGGATTATACCCACGGAGATACCTGGGGATTGTTTGCGCGAATGAGTTATAATGATGGTAGAAATGAAACCTGGGCCTTTACCGAAATTGACCGATCGGCACAGTTAGGAATGCATTTGAATGGAAAGATGTGGAACCGAAATAAGGATTTTGCTGGTATTGCCATAGTGGCTAACGGATTATCCAATTCGCATAAGCAATATCAAAAATTGGGAGGAGATGGTTTCATGATCGGTGATAGTACTTTAAACTACGGTATAGAACAAATTGCTGAAGTTTTCTATTCGTTCTTAATACCCAACACTCATATCACCCTTTCACCTGATTACCAATTTGCTATTAATCCCGCTTATAATAAAGACAGAGGTCCGGTACAATTTTTCGCTTTGCGCTTTCACACAGAGTTCTAA
- a CDS encoding ATP-binding protein, with protein sequence MTLKNRISLLVSLLFTILFGLASTLIFVLYSNFRKEEFRDRLEIKALSNIKLLVNVKEVDEQLLKIIDQNSINQLYDEKTLVFDSNFKLIYSSIDDAKINWSVEDLKYLRKHKTFFKQQGDYEVYGVFYDTKDRDFYALISATDEYGKRKLFFLRYTLILSYIFFTGICLALTSLTVEKAMSPLNVFHQKIKNINENNLDTRVASKNNKNEIDLIANEFNFMMDRIEVSYQKQKEFTAHASHELRTPLSRITSQIENTIADPTTSDKGKSFLKTILSDINQLTELINSLLILSKIDNKKNENKEVHRMDEILFSAIENLNKSYPEFLILFEIEESNNLDTALEINGNKNLLEIAITNILKNACVYSDNKQAKVIISTQNDQLVLSISNTGQTLNEEEQKNLFQPFMRGKNSKGTSGFGLGLRIVHRILTLHNASITYSVPHINTNLFQLFFHL encoded by the coding sequence ATGACTTTAAAAAACCGAATATCACTTTTAGTAAGCTTGTTGTTTACAATCCTTTTCGGATTGGCTTCTACTTTGATATTTGTTTTATACTCTAATTTCAGGAAAGAAGAATTTCGTGATCGTCTGGAAATTAAGGCGCTTTCAAACATTAAGCTTCTAGTTAACGTCAAAGAAGTTGATGAGCAGCTTCTGAAAATTATTGATCAGAACTCTATTAATCAATTGTACGATGAAAAAACACTGGTCTTTGATTCTAACTTTAAACTCATCTACAGCAGTATAGACGATGCCAAAATCAATTGGTCTGTTGAAGATCTGAAATATCTTAGAAAACATAAAACATTCTTTAAACAACAGGGGGATTACGAAGTATATGGTGTTTTTTACGATACAAAAGACAGGGATTTTTATGCTCTAATATCCGCCACTGACGAATATGGCAAAAGAAAACTATTTTTCCTGAGGTATACATTAATTCTTTCCTATATCTTTTTTACCGGTATATGCTTGGCTCTAACCTCTTTAACAGTAGAAAAAGCAATGAGTCCACTCAATGTTTTTCATCAAAAAATAAAGAATATCAACGAGAACAATCTCGATACCCGTGTTGCTTCCAAAAACAACAAAAATGAAATTGATCTGATCGCCAATGAATTTAATTTCATGATGGACCGAATTGAAGTTTCCTATCAAAAACAAAAAGAATTTACAGCCCATGCCTCACATGAGTTGAGAACTCCCCTATCCAGAATTACCTCGCAGATTGAAAACACCATAGCAGATCCAACAACATCCGACAAAGGAAAAAGCTTTCTAAAAACGATTTTGTCCGACATCAATCAATTGACCGAATTAATTAATTCGCTATTGATCCTCTCTAAAATAGACAATAAGAAAAATGAAAATAAAGAAGTTCATCGTATGGATGAAATTTTGTTTTCGGCTATTGAAAATCTAAACAAAAGTTATCCGGAATTTCTAATTTTATTTGAAATCGAAGAAAGCAACAATCTCGATACCGCTTTAGAAATAAATGGCAATAAGAACTTATTGGAAATTGCCATAACCAATATCCTAAAAAATGCCTGCGTTTACTCTGATAACAAACAAGCCAAAGTAATTATAAGTACTCAGAATGATCAATTAGTCCTTTCGATTTCAAACACTGGGCAAACCTTAAATGAAGAAGAACAAAAAAATCTTTTTCAGCCTTTTATGCGTGGTAAAAACTCGAAAGGCACTAGTGGCTTTGGTCTTGGATTAAGGATTGTTCATCGCATTCTAACACTTCACAACGCATCTATAACCTACAGTGTTCCACATATTAACACGAATTTATTTCAGTTATTTTTTCATTTGTAA
- a CDS encoding DUF4294 domain-containing protein has translation MRFTAPILFFILISLTSQAQVKPKENEQMGYILTEQDSILNDTIELPEIIISKEKLDPEAQKQFMILQNRVYKVYPYARLAADRLTALNNGMARLKTNREKKKYFKIVEDYLNNEFEARLKKLSRKQGQILVKLVHRQTGITTYELIRTLKSGFKAFVSNTTANLFDISLKMEYKPFESNEDYLIETILVRAFDSGKLVNQKAANPVNYDDLMSHWEAKAKETKAEK, from the coding sequence ATGAGATTTACTGCCCCTATTTTATTTTTTATATTGATTTCGTTAACAAGTCAGGCTCAGGTGAAACCGAAAGAGAATGAGCAAATGGGTTACATATTGACGGAACAGGATTCGATTTTGAATGACACGATTGAATTACCCGAAATTATCATTTCAAAGGAAAAACTGGATCCCGAAGCGCAAAAGCAATTCATGATTCTCCAAAACCGTGTTTATAAAGTATATCCGTATGCAAGACTTGCAGCTGACCGATTGACGGCATTAAATAACGGAATGGCGCGTTTGAAAACCAACCGTGAAAAGAAAAAATATTTTAAAATTGTAGAAGATTATCTCAATAACGAATTTGAAGCAAGACTTAAAAAACTTTCCCGTAAACAAGGACAGATTTTAGTCAAACTCGTTCACAGACAGACCGGAATAACGACTTATGAGTTGATTAGAACCTTAAAAAGCGGTTTTAAAGCTTTTGTATCTAATACGACAGCCAATTTGTTTGATATAAGTTTAAAAATGGAATACAAACCATTTGAATCCAATGAGGATTATTTGATTGAAACGATTCTGGTCAGGGCATTTGATTCCGGAAAACTAGTGAATCAAAAAGCAGCAAATCCTGTAAATTATGATGATTTGATGAGTCATTGGGAAGCAAAAGCAAAAGAAACAAAAGCTGAAAAATAG
- a CDS encoding TolC family protein — MKKLCAFLLVLIGPVVLAQKTVSLQDCESQFLKNNLFLLASQYNIDASKALTIQARIWDNPSVTAELNAYNPERNQYFDIGKQGQKAFGIEQLIYLGGKKRNEIKLAQTNEQLAELQFNDLLRTLKLQLRKSFYTVYYNKKSLEVTDNQLAHIEDLISSYSIQVEKGNIPLRDLVRLQSLYLNFKNERMEVVNENIEEQANLKLLLNSSENVIPEVTKEEFNKYIKTIPFDLKTFQDEAIANRPDYLAKQKDIEANEINVKWQKALSVPDITVGANYDQRSGAFNREANLTLGIPLPLWNKNKGNIKYAKTILEQSKIEKQNFDLQLQTEITTAWNKWEESRKNYVIIKPTVNSDFEAVYKGILTNFQKRNISLLEFTDFMESYNQASVQVNELKKKVILSGEELNSTINKDLF, encoded by the coding sequence ATGAAAAAACTATGTGCATTCCTACTTGTACTTATCGGTCCGGTAGTTTTGGCTCAAAAAACGGTCAGCCTTCAGGACTGTGAAAGCCAATTCCTTAAAAACAACCTCTTTTTGTTGGCATCACAATACAATATTGATGCGTCAAAAGCATTAACCATTCAGGCCCGAATTTGGGATAATCCCTCAGTAACAGCAGAACTGAATGCTTACAACCCCGAAAGAAATCAGTATTTTGATATTGGAAAACAAGGGCAAAAAGCATTTGGTATCGAACAGTTAATTTATTTGGGTGGAAAAAAACGCAACGAAATAAAACTGGCACAAACCAACGAACAATTAGCCGAATTACAGTTCAATGATTTACTTCGAACTTTAAAACTGCAATTAAGAAAAAGCTTTTATACCGTATACTACAACAAAAAAAGTCTTGAAGTTACTGACAATCAGCTGGCTCATATTGAAGATTTGATAAGCTCCTACTCTATACAGGTTGAAAAAGGCAATATCCCACTAAGAGATCTTGTTCGTCTGCAATCACTTTACTTAAACTTCAAAAATGAGCGTATGGAGGTGGTTAATGAAAATATCGAGGAACAAGCTAACTTAAAATTACTGCTCAATTCATCCGAAAATGTTATTCCGGAAGTTACAAAAGAAGAATTTAATAAGTATATCAAAACAATTCCTTTTGATCTTAAAACATTTCAGGATGAAGCCATTGCAAATCGTCCGGATTATTTAGCCAAACAAAAAGATATTGAGGCAAACGAAATCAATGTAAAATGGCAAAAAGCATTATCTGTTCCTGATATCACCGTTGGTGCCAATTACGATCAACGCAGTGGGGCTTTTAACAGAGAAGCTAATTTAACCCTTGGGATTCCATTACCCCTTTGGAACAAAAACAAAGGAAATATTAAGTATGCAAAAACGATTCTCGAACAGTCAAAAATTGAAAAGCAGAATTTTGATCTTCAATTGCAAACCGAAATTACAACTGCCTGGAACAAATGGGAAGAATCCCGTAAAAACTATGTGATCATAAAACCTACTGTTAACTCAGACTTTGAAGCAGTTTATAAAGGGATCTTAACCAATTTTCAAAAACGAAATATCAGTCTGTTAGAATTTACCGATTTTATGGAAAGTTACAATCAGGCTTCCGTTCAGGTAAATGAACTCAAGAAAAAAGTGATCCTTTCGGGCGAAGAACTAAATAGTACCATCAACAAAGACTTATTCTAA
- a CDS encoding efflux RND transporter permease subunit: MNKFIRNIIAFSLKNKAFTFFWVGLLAVAGFISFKNMPIDAFPDVTNTQIIIITQWNGKSAEEVERFVTSPIEISMNSVQKKTSVRSITMFGLSVIKIIFDDGVDDTFARLQVNNLLKNVSLPDDVEPDVQPPYGPTGEIFRYIVKSDSRDSRELLTYQNWVIDKQLRSVPGVADLNVFGGQTKTYEVGVDPIKLAKYNITPLQVYNAVNGGNLNVGGDIIEKNGQAFVVRGVGLLKSIQDLENIIVDDANGNPILVKNLATVYESAMPRVGQTGLAKNDDVVEGIIVMRKGENPQETLALIKAKIQDLNDNVLPKDIKLVTFYDRDNLMNFTTETVMHNLFEGIILVTCVVFLFMADWRTTFTVSIVIPLSLLFAFLCLKMMGMSANLLSLGAVDFGIIIDGAVVMVEGLFVVLDHRAHQLGMTAYNKIAKGSLIKKTGAEMGKAIFFSKLIIITALLPIFSFQKVEGKMFSPLAYTLGFALMGALLFTLTLVPVLSHILLNKNVKEKNNPFVNFWDRIVSKGFAWTFKHKVKALVGSIALLVAVFFSATFLGTEFLPQLNEGALWVTAELPMSTSLPESVKTAAMIRKDLESFPEVKNVLSQTGRSNDGTDPNGFGFIQLQVDLKPKSEWKRKITMDELINEMDDKLRVHQGITYNYSQPVIDNVAESVAGFKASNAVKIYGDDLDKLDELSNEVLAQIKNIPGIKDAGILRNVGQPEISVVLDRDKMAAYGVTLSDAQAVLELAFGGKTATQKYEDDKKFDVRVRFSKEYRKDENDIAELKVPTISGIKIPLKEISDLKTITGPAFIYRDNTKRFIGVKFSVRDRDLGSTIAEAQAKVAKLKLPTGYTVGWTGEFENQVRASARLAQVVPISLIGIFVLLFILFGNIKDSLLVLANVPFAVIGGIIALHLTRMNFGISAGVGFIALLGICIQNGVILISEFHHNLKAKFSLEESIFMGVKARTRAVVMTALMASIGLMPAAISTGIGSESQKPLAIVIIGGLITATILTLLVFPIIFWVFNRKKHVPIE, encoded by the coding sequence ATGAACAAATTCATAAGAAACATTATAGCTTTCTCCTTAAAAAATAAGGCATTTACCTTTTTCTGGGTGGGATTATTGGCCGTAGCAGGATTCATTTCTTTCAAGAATATGCCTATCGATGCTTTTCCGGACGTAACCAACACTCAAATTATTATCATTACACAATGGAACGGGAAAAGTGCCGAAGAAGTAGAACGTTTTGTAACCTCTCCTATCGAGATCTCGATGAACTCGGTACAAAAGAAAACCAGCGTTCGCAGTATTACAATGTTTGGTCTATCGGTAATCAAAATTATTTTTGACGATGGAGTTGATGATACTTTTGCACGTCTTCAGGTCAATAATTTATTAAAAAATGTTTCCCTTCCGGATGATGTAGAACCGGATGTTCAGCCGCCTTATGGTCCAACGGGTGAGATTTTCAGATATATCGTAAAAAGTGACAGCAGAGACAGTAGAGAATTGTTAACCTACCAAAACTGGGTAATAGACAAACAGTTGCGTTCTGTTCCGGGTGTTGCCGATCTAAACGTTTTTGGAGGACAAACCAAAACCTACGAAGTTGGAGTTGATCCAATAAAATTAGCCAAATACAACATTACACCGCTTCAGGTTTATAATGCTGTAAATGGAGGCAACCTGAATGTTGGCGGTGATATCATCGAAAAAAATGGTCAGGCCTTTGTTGTTCGTGGAGTTGGTCTTTTAAAATCAATTCAGGATCTCGAAAATATAATTGTAGACGATGCTAACGGAAATCCTATTTTAGTCAAGAACTTAGCTACTGTTTATGAAAGTGCAATGCCAAGAGTGGGACAAACCGGTTTAGCGAAGAACGATGATGTTGTTGAAGGTATTATCGTAATGCGTAAAGGCGAAAACCCTCAGGAAACCCTGGCTCTAATTAAAGCTAAAATACAAGATCTGAACGATAATGTTCTTCCAAAAGATATTAAACTGGTGACCTTCTACGATCGTGATAATTTAATGAACTTCACGACGGAAACCGTTATGCACAACTTATTTGAAGGGATCATTCTGGTTACCTGCGTAGTATTCCTCTTTATGGCTGATTGGAGAACCACTTTCACCGTTTCGATTGTTATTCCACTTTCCTTATTATTTGCCTTTTTATGCCTTAAAATGATGGGAATGAGTGCCAACTTATTAAGTTTAGGTGCAGTCGATTTCGGAATTATTATTGATGGTGCAGTAGTTATGGTCGAAGGATTATTCGTCGTCTTAGATCATCGGGCACATCAACTGGGAATGACGGCCTACAATAAAATAGCAAAAGGAAGTCTGATCAAAAAAACCGGAGCAGAAATGGGTAAAGCCATATTCTTTTCTAAGTTAATTATTATCACAGCCTTACTCCCTATATTCTCATTCCAGAAAGTAGAAGGAAAAATGTTTTCACCTTTGGCGTATACCCTTGGTTTTGCTTTAATGGGAGCATTATTATTCACGCTGACATTAGTCCCCGTTCTATCACATATTTTATTGAATAAGAATGTAAAAGAAAAAAACAATCCGTTTGTTAATTTCTGGGACCGAATCGTAAGCAAAGGTTTTGCATGGACTTTCAAACACAAGGTAAAAGCACTTGTAGGATCTATTGCGCTTTTAGTAGCAGTTTTCTTCTCAGCAACCTTTTTAGGAACTGAATTCTTGCCACAGCTAAATGAAGGTGCTTTATGGGTAACAGCTGAATTACCAATGAGTACATCATTGCCTGAAAGTGTTAAAACTGCCGCGATGATCCGAAAAGATTTGGAAAGTTTTCCCGAAGTTAAAAATGTTTTGTCGCAAACCGGAAGAAGTAATGACGGAACCGACCCGAATGGCTTTGGATTTATACAGCTTCAGGTTGATCTAAAACCCAAATCAGAATGGAAACGAAAAATTACAATGGACGAGTTAATTAACGAAATGGACGATAAACTTAGAGTTCATCAGGGAATTACGTATAACTACTCACAGCCTGTAATTGATAACGTTGCCGAATCTGTTGCCGGGTTTAAAGCCTCGAATGCCGTAAAAATATATGGTGATGATCTTGACAAATTGGATGAACTATCGAATGAAGTTCTGGCACAGATCAAAAACATCCCGGGTATTAAAGATGCCGGGATTCTTAGAAACGTTGGACAACCTGAAATTAGTGTTGTCCTTGACAGAGATAAAATGGCTGCTTATGGTGTGACCCTGAGCGATGCACAGGCCGTTTTAGAATTAGCTTTTGGAGGAAAAACGGCTACTCAAAAATATGAAGATGACAAAAAATTTGATGTGAGAGTCCGTTTTTCAAAAGAATATCGTAAAGATGAGAATGATATTGCCGAACTTAAAGTTCCAACTATCAGCGGAATTAAAATTCCATTAAAAGAAATATCAGATTTAAAAACCATAACTGGTCCCGCTTTTATTTATCGAGATAATACAAAGCGTTTTATTGGAGTCAAATTCTCAGTCCGTGATCGAGATCTGGGAAGTACGATTGCCGAAGCACAGGCAAAAGTAGCTAAACTAAAACTTCCAACAGGTTACACTGTGGGTTGGACAGGGGAATTTGAAAATCAGGTTCGTGCCAGTGCCCGATTGGCTCAGGTGGTACCGATCAGTTTAATTGGGATATTTGTGCTCTTATTCATTCTGTTTGGAAATATTAAAGATTCACTTTTGGTTTTAGCCAATGTTCCTTTTGCGGTTATAGGCGGAATCATCGCTCTTCACCTTACCCGAATGAATTTTGGAATCTCTGCAGGAGTTGGTTTCATTGCACTATTAGGAATCTGTATCCAGAATGGTGTAATTCTGATCTCAGAATTTCATCATAATCTAAAAGCGAAGTTTTCTCTTGAAGAATCTATTTTTATGGGAGTAAAAGCCCGAACAAGAGCTGTTGTGATGACTGCGTTGATGGCTTCGATAGGTTTAATGCCGGCTGCTATTTCTACCGGAATTGGTTCTGAATCACAAAAACCATTGGCAATTGTAATCATTGGAGGTTTAATTACAGCAACGATTCTAACCCTTTTAGTATTTCCGATAATTTTCTGGGTATTCAACCGCAAAAAACACGTTCCAATTGAATAA
- a CDS encoding M42 family metallopeptidase, which yields MSTKSILNDTSIAFLESYLNNASPTGYESEGQKLWMNYLKPYVDTFITDTYGTAVGVINPDAPFKVVIEGHADEISWYVNYITDDGLLYVIRNGGSDHLIAPSKRVHIHTKKGIVKGVFGWPAIHTRLRDKEETPKISNIFIDLGCETKEQVEALGVHVGCVITYPDEFMILNENKFVCRAIDNRMGGFMIAEVARLLKENNKTLPFGLYIVNSVQEEIGLRGAEMIAQTIKPNVAIVTDVCHDTTTPMIDKKVEGDLKMGKGPVIAYAPAVQNKLRDLIVDTAEEKQIPFQRHATSRATGTDTDAFAYSNGGVASALISLPLRYMHTTVEMVQREDVENVIQLIYESLLKIENNETFSYFK from the coding sequence ATGAGCACAAAATCAATCTTAAATGACACCTCAATTGCTTTCCTGGAAAGCTATCTCAATAATGCCTCCCCTACAGGCTACGAAAGCGAAGGGCAAAAACTTTGGATGAATTATCTGAAACCTTATGTAGACACTTTTATCACGGATACATACGGGACTGCTGTAGGAGTTATCAACCCTGACGCTCCGTTTAAAGTAGTCATTGAAGGTCATGCCGATGAAATTTCATGGTATGTTAATTATATTACTGACGACGGTTTGTTGTACGTAATCAGAAATGGAGGTTCTGATCATCTGATTGCACCATCAAAAAGAGTACACATACATACTAAAAAAGGAATCGTTAAGGGTGTTTTCGGATGGCCTGCCATTCATACCCGTTTGCGTGACAAGGAAGAAACTCCAAAAATCAGTAATATTTTCATCGATTTAGGCTGTGAAACCAAAGAGCAGGTTGAGGCATTGGGTGTTCATGTAGGATGTGTGATTACGTATCCGGATGAATTTATGATTTTAAATGAGAATAAATTTGTATGCCGTGCTATCGATAACAGAATGGGTGGCTTTATGATTGCCGAAGTAGCTCGTTTACTAAAAGAAAATAATAAAACACTTCCGTTTGGTTTGTATATCGTAAACTCTGTTCAGGAAGAAATCGGTCTTCGCGGAGCCGAAATGATCGCACAAACGATCAAACCTAATGTGGCTATTGTCACTGATGTCTGTCATGATACTACTACTCCGATGATTGATAAAAAAGTAGAAGGAGATTTAAAAATGGGGAAAGGACCGGTTATTGCCTACGCACCTGCCGTACAAAATAAACTGCGTGATCTTATCGTAGATACAGCTGAAGAGAAACAAATTCCGTTTCAGCGTCATGCAACATCCCGTGCTACCGGAACAGACACTGATGCTTTTGCTTACAGCAATGGCGGTGTGGCTTCAGCGTTAATTTCATTGCCTTTGCGTTATATGCATACTACTGTAGAAATGGTACAAAGAGAAGATGTTGAAAATGTGATTCAATTGATTTACGAATCCCTTTTAAAAATTGAAAACAACGAGACTTTTTCTTATTTTAAATAA
- a CDS encoding response regulator transcription factor, giving the protein MKILLLEDDFTLSKEITAFFTSNGFECFSYYDGSLLLKKYFPYEYDLIILDINVPGSNGIEVCKGIREVDKKTPIIMLTAFSEIEDKLASFDNGADDYLVKPFHFKELYARSTSLLRRKEIPQQVETKITIADLEILESDMKVFRSNEEIKLTPKEFKLILILAHAKGKVLSKQFIAEKLWDYHIETNQNTIEVYINFLRKKIDKDHTVKLIRTKVGYGYYLSDQE; this is encoded by the coding sequence ATGAAAATACTCCTTCTTGAAGACGATTTTACGCTATCTAAAGAAATCACTGCATTCTTTACTTCAAATGGATTTGAGTGTTTTTCTTATTATGATGGCTCGTTATTGTTGAAGAAGTATTTTCCTTATGAATATGATTTAATTATTCTGGATATTAATGTGCCCGGAAGTAATGGAATTGAAGTCTGTAAAGGCATTCGCGAAGTCGATAAAAAGACTCCGATTATAATGCTCACTGCTTTTAGCGAAATTGAAGATAAATTAGCATCTTTTGATAATGGTGCCGATGATTATCTCGTCAAGCCTTTTCATTTCAAGGAACTGTATGCCAGAAGCACTTCTTTGTTACGTCGAAAAGAAATTCCGCAACAAGTAGAAACTAAAATAACGATTGCTGATCTGGAAATTCTGGAAAGCGATATGAAGGTATTTCGATCTAATGAAGAAATCAAACTTACTCCTAAAGAATTCAAACTCATTTTAATCTTGGCCCATGCCAAAGGTAAAGTCTTATCGAAACAATTTATTGCCGAAAAACTCTGGGATTATCACATCGAAACCAATCAGAATACCATAGAGGTTTATATTAACTTTTTAAGAAAGAAAATCGACAAAGACCATACTGTTAAACTTATTCGCACCAAAGTGGGTTACGGATATTATTTAAGCGATCAGGAATGA